A region from the Benincasa hispida cultivar B227 chromosome 10, ASM972705v1, whole genome shotgun sequence genome encodes:
- the LOC120088374 gene encoding homeobox-leucine zipper protein REVOLUTA-like isoform X1, translated as MAMAIAHHRESSSGSITRHLDSSGKYVRYTAEQVEALERVYAECPKPSSLRRQQLVRDCPILSNIEPKQIKVWFQNRRCREKQRKEASRLQTVNRKLNAMNKLLMEENDRLQKQVSQLVCENGFMRQQLQTVPAAATTDASCDSVVTTPQPSRRDANNPAGLLSIAEETLAEFLSKATGTAVDWVQMPGMKPGPDSVGIFAISQSCGGVAARACGLVSLEPSKIAEILKDRPSWFRDCRSLEVFTMFPAGNGGTIELVYTQVYAPTTLAPARDFWTLRYTITLENGSLVVCERSLSGSGAGPSEAAAAQFVRAEMLPSGYLIRPCEGGGSIIHIVDHLNLEAWNVPEVLRPLYESSKVVAQKMTIAALRYVRQIAQETSGEVVYGLGRQPAVLRTFSQRLSRGFNDAVNGFNDNGWSLINCEGAEDVVLTVNSTKNFGTTSNPANSLTYPGGVLCAKASMLLQNVPPAVLVRFLREHRSEWADFNIDAYSAATLKANSYAYPGMRPTRFTGSQIIMPLGHTIEHEELLEVIRLEGHPMVQEDAFVSRDIHLLQICSGIDENAVGACSELVFAPIDEMFPDDAPLLPSGFRIIPLDSRTSDAKGSQRTLDLTSSLEVGSGTSNTAGGDASSSQSARSVLTIAFQFPFESSMQDNVANMAHQYVRSVISSVQRVAMAISPSGGGPALGPKLSPGSPEALTLAHWICKSYSFQLGTELIKSDSLECDSLLKNLWNHQDAILCCSLKQSLPVFLFANQAGLDMLETTLVALQDITLDKIFDESGRKALCADFPKLMQQGFAYLPGGICASTMGRHVSYEQAVAWKVLEADETTVHCLAFSFINWSFV; from the exons ATGGCCATGGctatagctcatcatagagaGAGTAGTAGTGGAAGTATAACCAGGCATCTTGATAGTTCTGGGAAGTACGTTCGTTACACAGCAGAACAGGTGGAGGCTCTTGAGCGAGTCTATGCTGAGTGCCCCAAGCCAAGTTCTCTTCGACGTCAGCAGCTTGTGCGGGATTGCCCAATTCTTTCCAACATAGAGCCCAAGCAGATCAAAGTTTGGTTTCAGAATCGCAG ATGTAGGGAGAAGCAAAGGAAGGAGGCTTCTCGGCTGCAAACGGTGAACAGAAAATTGAATGCGATGAACAAGTTGTTGATGGAGGAGAATGATCGGCTGCAGAAGCAAGTGTCGCAATTGGTGTGTGAAAATGGGTTTATGAGGCAGCAATTGCAAACA GTGCCAGCAGCAGCAACTACTGATGCAAGCTGTGATTCTGTGGTCACCACTCCTCAACCTTCTCGACGAGATGCTAATAACCCAGCTGG ACTCCTCTCCATTGCAGAGGAGACCTTGGCAGAGTTCCTTTCAAAGGCTACAGGAACTGCTGTTGATTGGGTCCAGATGCCTGGGATGAAG CCTGGTCCGGATTCTGTTGGGATCTTTGCCATTTCACAAAGTTGTGGTGGAGTGGCAGCAAGAGCCTGTGGTCTTGTAAGTTTGGAGCCTTCGAAG ATTGCAGAGATCCTTAAAGATCGTCCATCGTGGTTTCGTGATTGTCGAAGCCTTGAGGTTTTTACCATGTTTCCAGCTGGAAATGGTGGGACAATTGAACTTGTTTACACGCAG GTATATGCTCCAACTACGCTTGCTCCTGCACGTGATTTTTGGACTCTAAGATATACAATAACTTTAGAAAATGGCAGCCTTGTG GTTTGCGAGAGATCTCTCTCTGGTTCTGGTGCTGGTCCTAGTGAAGCTGCTGCTGCTCAGTTTGTGAGAGCTGAAATGCTCCCAAGTGGTTATCTGATTCGACCATGTGAGGGTGGTGGGTCTATCATACATATTGTTGATCACCTAAATCTTGAG GCATGGAATGTTCCCGAGGTGTTGCGACCACTTTATGAATCATCGAAAGTAGTGGCTCAGAAGATGACAATAGCA GCACTGCGGTATGTTAGGCAAATAGCCCAGGAGACAAGTGGTGAAGTGGTTTATGGTCTTGGCCGGCAACCTGCTGTTTTGCGAACCTTTAGCCAAAGATTGAGCAG GGGTTTCAATGATGCAGTGAATGGATTTAATGACAATGGATGGTCGTTGATCAATTGTGAAGGTGCTGAGGATGTGGTACTCACTGTGAATTCTACGAAAAATTTTGGCACAACATCAAACCCTGCTAACTCCTTGACATATCCTGGGGGAGTTCTTTGTGCAAAGGCATCCATGCTACTCCAA AATGTTCCTCCTGCTGTGTTAGTTCGTTTCTTGAGAGAACATCGCTCAGAGTGGGCTGATTTCAACATTGATGCATACTCTGCAGCAACCCTTAAAGCCAATTCATATGCATATCCAGGGATGAGACCCACAAGGTTTACCGGTAGCCAAATCATCATGCCACTCGGTCACACAATCGAGCACGAAGAG TTGCTTGAAGTGATTCGACTTGAAGGACATCCTATGGTACAAGAAGATGCCTTTGTTTCAAGGGACATTCATCTTCTTCAG ATATGTAGTGGAATTGACGAGAATGCTGTAGGAGCGTGTTCAGAACTCGTTTTTGCTCCTATTGATGAAATGTTTCCGGACGATGCCCCTTTGCTGCCTTCTGGCTTTCGAATCATCCCATTGGATTCAAGAACA AGTGATGCTAAAGGTAGTCAACGGACTCTGGATCTAACATCGAGTCTTGAAGTGGGTTCTGGAACAAGCAATACTGCTGGAGGAGATGCATCATCAAGTCAGAGCGCTAGATCGGTGTTAACTATTGCATTCCAGTTTCCTTTTGAAAGCAGCATGCAGGATAATGTTGCAAACATGGCACACCAGTACGTACGTAGTGTCATTTCCTCGGTGCAGAGAGTTGCTATGGCCATATCCCCATCTGGGGGCGGTCCAGCACTAGGTCCAAAGCTGTCTCCTGGTTCTCCAGAAGCTCTTACTCTAGCACATTGGATATGCAAGAGCTATAG TTTCCAATTGGGAACGGAGTTGATCAAGTCAGATTCCTTGGAATGTGATTCGCTTTTGAAAAATCTCTGGAATCATCAGGATGCAATATTGTGCTGTTCGCTGAAG CAGTCACTGCCTGTTTTCCTGTTTGCAAACCAAGCTGGACTTGACATGTTGGAAACAACTCTAGTAGCTTTACAAGACATCACCTTGGATAAGATATTCGACGAGTCAGGTCGCAAAGCCTTGTGTGCTGATTTCCCAAAGTTGATGCAGCAG GGATTTGCATACTTGCCGGGAGGAATCTGTGCATCAACAATGGGGCGACATGTTTCATACGAACAAGCTGTTGCATGGAAAGTCCTCGAGGCAGATGAAACAACAGTCCATTGCCTTGCCTTCTCATTCATAAACTGGTCTTTTGTTTGA
- the LOC120088374 gene encoding homeobox-leucine zipper protein REVOLUTA-like isoform X2, with product MAMAIAHHRESSSGSITRHLDSSGKYVRYTAEQVEALERVYAECPKPSSLRRQQLVRDCPILSNIEPKQIKVWFQNRRCREKQRKEASRLQTVNRKLNAMNKLLMEENDRLQKQVSQLVCENGFMRQQLQTVPAAATTDASCDSVVTTPQPSRRDANNPAGLLSIAEETLAEFLSKATGTAVDWVQMPGMKPGPDSVGIFAISQSCGGVAARACGLVSLEPSKIAEILKDRPSWFRDCRSLEVFTMFPAGNGGTIELVYTQVYAPTTLAPARDFWTLRYTITLENGSLVVCERSLSGSGAGPSEAAAAQFVRAEMLPSGYLIRPCEGGGSIIHIVDHLNLEAWNVPEVLRPLYESSKVVAQKMTIAALRYVRQIAQETSGEVVYGLGRQPAVLRTFSQRLSRGFNDAVNGFNDNGWSLINCEGAEDVVLTVNSTKNFGTTSNPANSLTYPGGVLCAKASMLLQNVPPAVLVRFLREHRSEWADFNIDAYSAATLKANSYAYPGMRPTRFTGSQIIMPLGHTIEHEELLEVIRLEGHPMVQEDAFVSRDIHLLQICSGIDENAVGACSELVFAPIDEMFPDDAPLLPSGFRIIPLDSRTSDAKGSQRTLDLTSSLEVGSGTSNTAGGDASSSQSARSVLTIAFQFPFESSMQDNVANMAHQYVRSVISSVQRVAMAISPSGGGPALGPKLSPGSPEALTLAHWICKSYSFQLGTELIKSDSLECDSLLKNLWNHQDAILCCSLKSLPVFLFANQAGLDMLETTLVALQDITLDKIFDESGRKALCADFPKLMQQGFAYLPGGICASTMGRHVSYEQAVAWKVLEADETTVHCLAFSFINWSFV from the exons ATGGCCATGGctatagctcatcatagagaGAGTAGTAGTGGAAGTATAACCAGGCATCTTGATAGTTCTGGGAAGTACGTTCGTTACACAGCAGAACAGGTGGAGGCTCTTGAGCGAGTCTATGCTGAGTGCCCCAAGCCAAGTTCTCTTCGACGTCAGCAGCTTGTGCGGGATTGCCCAATTCTTTCCAACATAGAGCCCAAGCAGATCAAAGTTTGGTTTCAGAATCGCAG ATGTAGGGAGAAGCAAAGGAAGGAGGCTTCTCGGCTGCAAACGGTGAACAGAAAATTGAATGCGATGAACAAGTTGTTGATGGAGGAGAATGATCGGCTGCAGAAGCAAGTGTCGCAATTGGTGTGTGAAAATGGGTTTATGAGGCAGCAATTGCAAACA GTGCCAGCAGCAGCAACTACTGATGCAAGCTGTGATTCTGTGGTCACCACTCCTCAACCTTCTCGACGAGATGCTAATAACCCAGCTGG ACTCCTCTCCATTGCAGAGGAGACCTTGGCAGAGTTCCTTTCAAAGGCTACAGGAACTGCTGTTGATTGGGTCCAGATGCCTGGGATGAAG CCTGGTCCGGATTCTGTTGGGATCTTTGCCATTTCACAAAGTTGTGGTGGAGTGGCAGCAAGAGCCTGTGGTCTTGTAAGTTTGGAGCCTTCGAAG ATTGCAGAGATCCTTAAAGATCGTCCATCGTGGTTTCGTGATTGTCGAAGCCTTGAGGTTTTTACCATGTTTCCAGCTGGAAATGGTGGGACAATTGAACTTGTTTACACGCAG GTATATGCTCCAACTACGCTTGCTCCTGCACGTGATTTTTGGACTCTAAGATATACAATAACTTTAGAAAATGGCAGCCTTGTG GTTTGCGAGAGATCTCTCTCTGGTTCTGGTGCTGGTCCTAGTGAAGCTGCTGCTGCTCAGTTTGTGAGAGCTGAAATGCTCCCAAGTGGTTATCTGATTCGACCATGTGAGGGTGGTGGGTCTATCATACATATTGTTGATCACCTAAATCTTGAG GCATGGAATGTTCCCGAGGTGTTGCGACCACTTTATGAATCATCGAAAGTAGTGGCTCAGAAGATGACAATAGCA GCACTGCGGTATGTTAGGCAAATAGCCCAGGAGACAAGTGGTGAAGTGGTTTATGGTCTTGGCCGGCAACCTGCTGTTTTGCGAACCTTTAGCCAAAGATTGAGCAG GGGTTTCAATGATGCAGTGAATGGATTTAATGACAATGGATGGTCGTTGATCAATTGTGAAGGTGCTGAGGATGTGGTACTCACTGTGAATTCTACGAAAAATTTTGGCACAACATCAAACCCTGCTAACTCCTTGACATATCCTGGGGGAGTTCTTTGTGCAAAGGCATCCATGCTACTCCAA AATGTTCCTCCTGCTGTGTTAGTTCGTTTCTTGAGAGAACATCGCTCAGAGTGGGCTGATTTCAACATTGATGCATACTCTGCAGCAACCCTTAAAGCCAATTCATATGCATATCCAGGGATGAGACCCACAAGGTTTACCGGTAGCCAAATCATCATGCCACTCGGTCACACAATCGAGCACGAAGAG TTGCTTGAAGTGATTCGACTTGAAGGACATCCTATGGTACAAGAAGATGCCTTTGTTTCAAGGGACATTCATCTTCTTCAG ATATGTAGTGGAATTGACGAGAATGCTGTAGGAGCGTGTTCAGAACTCGTTTTTGCTCCTATTGATGAAATGTTTCCGGACGATGCCCCTTTGCTGCCTTCTGGCTTTCGAATCATCCCATTGGATTCAAGAACA AGTGATGCTAAAGGTAGTCAACGGACTCTGGATCTAACATCGAGTCTTGAAGTGGGTTCTGGAACAAGCAATACTGCTGGAGGAGATGCATCATCAAGTCAGAGCGCTAGATCGGTGTTAACTATTGCATTCCAGTTTCCTTTTGAAAGCAGCATGCAGGATAATGTTGCAAACATGGCACACCAGTACGTACGTAGTGTCATTTCCTCGGTGCAGAGAGTTGCTATGGCCATATCCCCATCTGGGGGCGGTCCAGCACTAGGTCCAAAGCTGTCTCCTGGTTCTCCAGAAGCTCTTACTCTAGCACATTGGATATGCAAGAGCTATAG TTTCCAATTGGGAACGGAGTTGATCAAGTCAGATTCCTTGGAATGTGATTCGCTTTTGAAAAATCTCTGGAATCATCAGGATGCAATATTGTGCTGTTCGCTGAAG TCACTGCCTGTTTTCCTGTTTGCAAACCAAGCTGGACTTGACATGTTGGAAACAACTCTAGTAGCTTTACAAGACATCACCTTGGATAAGATATTCGACGAGTCAGGTCGCAAAGCCTTGTGTGCTGATTTCCCAAAGTTGATGCAGCAG GGATTTGCATACTTGCCGGGAGGAATCTGTGCATCAACAATGGGGCGACATGTTTCATACGAACAAGCTGTTGCATGGAAAGTCCTCGAGGCAGATGAAACAACAGTCCATTGCCTTGCCTTCTCATTCATAAACTGGTCTTTTGTTTGA